From Salipiger profundus, a single genomic window includes:
- a CDS encoding amidase family protein — protein MSTALLDKVEAAIARTEALPETERRAIFTEFSPTRIRAEAEALSARHAAGEEMPLFGTLVSVKDLYDEAGQVTGAGSRLLADRAPAKADCTAITRLKASGALMFGRSSMSEFAYSGVGLNPHHGTPSGALVPGGMPGGSSSGGAVCVGLGITDAAIGTDTGGSLRIPAAANGIWGFKPSQGLIDDTGVHPLAPTYDVPGPMAGDPALLRRMAEIMAGRGLDAPDSGPLRLAVPEGAFTNDLSPDVAALFEAETARIAELGHTLEPVDMADIGAAITLNRTIVAVEAHRIYAADLERLETVGDPRVLSRIRFAETLTQDDIDAAYAARAAIVARFAEAMAGKDALLAPTLMRLPPSIAEVEADFDRLNVEMLRNTSLINLVDGCALAMPTPGLDPAWSMTMLAGVKGTDARLFAIADRLRA, from the coding sequence ATGAGCACCGCGTTGCTGGACAAGGTCGAAGCTGCCATCGCCCGCACCGAGGCGCTGCCCGAGACCGAGCGCCGCGCCATCTTCACCGAGTTCTCGCCGACGCGCATCCGCGCCGAGGCCGAGGCGCTGTCCGCCCGCCACGCGGCGGGCGAGGAGATGCCGCTCTTCGGCACGCTGGTCTCGGTCAAGGATCTCTACGACGAGGCCGGGCAGGTCACCGGCGCCGGCTCGCGCCTGCTCGCGGACCGTGCCCCCGCCAAGGCCGACTGCACCGCCATCACGCGGCTCAAGGCCTCCGGGGCGCTGATGTTCGGGCGCAGCTCGATGTCCGAGTTCGCCTATTCCGGGGTCGGCCTCAACCCGCACCACGGCACGCCGTCGGGCGCGCTGGTGCCGGGCGGCATGCCCGGCGGATCGAGCTCGGGCGGCGCGGTCTGCGTCGGTCTCGGGATCACCGACGCCGCCATCGGCACCGATACCGGCGGCTCGCTGCGCATTCCCGCCGCGGCGAACGGCATCTGGGGCTTCAAGCCGAGCCAGGGGCTGATCGACGACACCGGCGTGCACCCGCTCGCGCCGACCTACGACGTGCCGGGCCCGATGGCGGGCGACCCGGCGTTGCTGCGCCGCATGGCCGAGATCATGGCGGGGCGGGGGCTGGACGCGCCCGATAGCGGGCCGCTGCGGCTCGCGGTGCCCGAGGGCGCCTTTACCAACGACCTTTCGCCGGACGTCGCCGCGCTGTTCGAGGCCGAGACGGCCCGCATTGCCGAGCTCGGCCACACGCTCGAGCCGGTCGACATGGCCGACATCGGTGCGGCGATCACGCTCAACCGCACCATCGTCGCGGTCGAGGCGCATCGTATCTACGCGGCGGACCTCGAGCGGCTCGAAACCGTCGGCGATCCGCGCGTGCTGTCGCGCATCCGCTTCGCCGAGACCCTGACGCAGGACGACATCGACGCCGCCTACGCGGCCCGCGCCGCGATTGTCGCGCGTTTTGCCGAGGCAATGGCGGGCAAGGATGCGTTGCTGGCCCCGACGCTCATGCGCCTGCCGCCGAGCATCGCCGAGGTCGAGGCCGACTTCGACCGGCTCAACGTCGAGATGCTGCGGAATACCTCGCTCATCAACCTCGTCGACGGCTGTGCGCTCGCGATGCCGACACCGGGGCTCGACCCAGCGTGGTCGATGACGATGCTTGCCGGGGTCAAGGGCACCGACGCCCGGCTCTTCGCCATAGCGGACAGGCTCCGCGCATGA
- a CDS encoding 5-oxoprolinase subunit C family protein — protein sequence MSVLTIDSASGILTVQDMGRPGHLGEGLSRGGAMDRRALLEAAALLGATAPLAGIEMAGAGGSFSVDVATRIALTGAPMGATLDGEPLRWNASHLVLPGQSLRIGGARSGVYGYLVPAGGIATEPWLDSRAAHLIIGIGSALAGGAELPIGADPEPDRPAHGISVDNRFEGGTLRVLDGPHTALFDAEVLEAFYATAFRRGPRGNRQGVQLEAEARFTTDHAKGLASDLIGPGDLQMAGDGVPYVLMAECQTVGGYPRIGTVLPADLPIVAQAAPGAVLRPRRVSFEEAQAAHRSEALQLRDIAGDCAPLIRDPATIRDLLAYQLVSGVTRGDDLDRG from the coding sequence ATGAGCGTTCTGACGATCGACAGCGCGAGCGGCATCCTCACGGTGCAGGACATGGGCCGGCCCGGCCACCTCGGCGAGGGGCTGTCGCGCGGCGGCGCGATGGACCGGCGCGCGCTGCTCGAGGCGGCGGCGCTTCTGGGGGCCACCGCGCCGCTTGCCGGGATCGAGATGGCAGGCGCGGGCGGCAGTTTCTCCGTCGATGTGGCGACACGTATCGCGCTGACGGGCGCGCCGATGGGCGCCACGCTCGACGGCGAGCCGCTGCGCTGGAACGCCAGCCACCTCGTGCTGCCCGGCCAGAGCCTGCGCATCGGCGGCGCCCGCAGCGGGGTCTACGGCTACCTCGTGCCCGCCGGCGGGATCGCGACCGAGCCGTGGCTCGACAGCCGCGCGGCGCATCTGATCATCGGGATCGGATCGGCGCTCGCGGGCGGCGCGGAACTGCCCATCGGCGCGGACCCCGAGCCGGACCGACCGGCGCACGGGATCTCGGTCGACAACCGCTTCGAGGGCGGCACCCTCCGCGTGCTCGACGGGCCGCACACGGCGCTCTTCGACGCGGAGGTGCTCGAGGCCTTCTACGCCACCGCCTTCCGGCGCGGGCCGCGCGGCAACCGGCAGGGCGTGCAGCTCGAGGCCGAGGCGCGGTTCACCACGGATCACGCCAAGGGTCTCGCCTCGGACCTGATCGGGCCGGGCGACCTGCAGATGGCCGGTGACGGCGTGCCCTACGTGCTGATGGCCGAATGCCAGACCGTCGGGGGCTACCCGAGGATCGGCACCGTGCTGCCGGCGGACCTGCCCATCGTCGCGCAGGCGGCTCCGGGCGCCGTGCTGCGCCCACGCCGGGTGAGCTTCGAAGAGGCGCAGGCTGCCCACCGATCGGAGGCGCTGCAGCTGCGCGACATCGCCGGCGACTGCGCACCGCTGATCCGCGATCCCGCGACCATCCGCGACCTGCTGGCCTACCAGCTGGTCAGCGGCGTGACCCGCGGCGACGATCTCGACCGGGGCTGA
- a CDS encoding SDR family oxidoreductase produces the protein MTDRLDDLLPPVEYITDAYRGADKLKEKRVLITGGDSGIGRAVALHMARERARVAILYHSDEDSAREAREGIEAEGAEALVLQGNTADSASCTEAVESVVARWGGIDVLVNNAGMQKAYGSQSEISDADWQAHFDVNMNGIFYTTRAALEHMREGGSIINTTSVNAFVGNDALVPYTATKGAIVAYTRALALELLDRGIRVNQVAPGPVATEIQLAFKDYDEDMLKDMSSPMGRIGQPRELGPAYVFLACQDSSFVTGQTLHVNGGMIANG, from the coding sequence ATGACCGACCGTCTCGACGACCTGCTGCCGCCCGTCGAATACATCACCGATGCCTACAGGGGTGCGGACAAGCTCAAGGAAAAGCGGGTGCTCATCACCGGCGGCGACAGCGGTATCGGCCGCGCCGTGGCGTTGCACATGGCCCGCGAGCGTGCCCGCGTGGCCATCCTATACCACAGCGACGAGGACAGTGCCCGCGAGGCCCGCGAGGGCATCGAGGCCGAAGGGGCCGAGGCGCTCGTGCTGCAGGGCAACACCGCCGACAGCGCGAGCTGTACCGAAGCCGTCGAGAGCGTGGTCGCCCGCTGGGGTGGTATCGACGTGCTTGTGAACAATGCCGGGATGCAGAAGGCCTACGGTTCCCAGTCCGAGATCAGCGATGCGGACTGGCAGGCGCATTTCGACGTCAACATGAACGGCATCTTCTACACCACCCGCGCGGCGCTCGAGCACATGCGCGAGGGGGGCAGCATCATCAACACCACGTCGGTCAACGCCTTCGTCGGGAACGATGCGCTGGTGCCCTACACCGCCACCAAGGGGGCTATCGTCGCCTACACCCGCGCCCTTGCGCTGGAGCTGCTCGACCGCGGAATCCGCGTGAACCAGGTCGCGCCGGGCCCGGTCGCGACCGAGATCCAGCTGGCCTTCAAGGACTACGACGAGGACATGCTCAAGGACATGTCCTCGCCCATGGGGCGTATCGGGCAACCGCGCGAACTGGGCCCCGCCTACGTGTTCCTGGCCTGCCAGGACAGCAGCTTCGTCACCGGGCAGACCCTGCACGTGAACGGCGGGATGATCGCCAATGGCTGA
- a CDS encoding AGE family epimerase/isomerase, which produces MADPRADAGPGSACWADREGHRRWLLAEGQRLLDHYARARVPAGFATLGNDGTMVDATAQGIVTTRMVHCYALASLMGVPGAAPLADHGIAALLDGPLRDARHGGWFEDASGPSRKKAYLHAFVALAGATAAMAGRPRGVELRDAATDVIDSHFWIDGEEVLRPSYADDWTDPEAYRGANCCMHGTEACLALADATGDARWLDRALAMARRFGHEIPAAYDGRLPEHFDAEWHLLPDYGADQPTDDTRPYGLTPGHFAEWGGLLLKVEAACKARDRDAPGWLLEDAVSLFDNALRRGWAADGAPGMVYTIGWQDEVSVPNRAYWVQAELANTALMLHRRTGDARFEDVYRLAWDYIAATLIDREAGGWRHEVDAAGRPSGVVYPTREDLYHDFQATVTPLIPVSASLAGGLKSMTARAQAAGAV; this is translated from the coding sequence ATGGCTGATCCGCGCGCCGATGCCGGTCCCGGGTCCGCCTGCTGGGCGGACCGCGAGGGGCACCGGCGCTGGCTGCTCGCCGAGGGCCAGCGCCTTCTCGACCACTACGCCCGGGCCCGGGTGCCTGCGGGTTTCGCCACGCTCGGCAACGACGGCACGATGGTCGACGCCACGGCGCAGGGCATCGTGACCACGCGCATGGTGCACTGCTACGCGCTGGCGAGCCTCATGGGGGTTCCCGGCGCCGCGCCGCTGGCCGATCACGGCATCGCGGCGCTGCTCGACGGTCCGCTGCGCGATGCACGCCACGGGGGCTGGTTCGAGGATGCCTCGGGCCCGTCACGCAAGAAGGCCTATCTGCATGCCTTCGTGGCACTGGCCGGGGCCACGGCGGCGATGGCCGGTCGCCCCCGGGGTGTCGAGTTGCGCGATGCCGCGACGGATGTGATCGACAGCCACTTCTGGATCGACGGGGAAGAGGTCCTGCGGCCCAGCTACGCGGACGACTGGACCGACCCCGAGGCCTATCGCGGCGCCAACTGCTGCATGCACGGCACCGAGGCCTGCCTCGCCCTGGCCGACGCGACTGGCGACGCGCGCTGGCTCGACCGGGCGCTGGCCATGGCCCGCCGGTTCGGCCACGAGATCCCGGCGGCGTATGACGGCCGTCTGCCGGAGCATTTCGACGCCGAGTGGCACCTTCTGCCGGATTACGGCGCCGATCAGCCCACCGACGACACGCGGCCCTACGGGCTCACGCCGGGACATTTCGCCGAGTGGGGCGGCCTGTTGCTCAAGGTCGAGGCCGCCTGCAAGGCGCGTGATCGCGACGCGCCGGGCTGGCTGCTGGAAGACGCGGTTTCGCTCTTCGACAACGCGCTGCGGCGCGGCTGGGCAGCCGACGGGGCGCCGGGCATGGTCTACACGATCGGCTGGCAGGACGAGGTCTCCGTGCCCAATCGTGCCTATTGGGTGCAGGCCGAGCTCGCCAATACCGCGCTGATGCTGCACCGGCGCACCGGCGATGCCCGCTTCGAGGATGTCTATCGCCTCGCCTGGGATTACATCGCCGCGACGCTCATCGACCGCGAGGCCGGTGGCTGGCGCCACGAGGTCGATGCCGCAGGGCGCCCCAGCGGCGTTGTCTACCCGACCCGCGAAGACCTTTACCACGACTTCCAGGCGACGGTGACACCGCTGATCCCGGTCTCCGCCTCGCTCGCCGGCGGACTGAAAAGCATGACCGCCCGGGCGCAAGCCGCCGGGGCGGT
- a CDS encoding 5-oxoprolinase subunit B family protein, producing MTAMPTLTPEVLPWGLDGLLVRFALTPEPAAMAAARRLATRLESSPPEGTTEIAAALVSVLVRVDPETADRAALVASLETLAAEIAGGAPEMPAPTRRWTIPVAFGEDEGPQLRQVAQALDLSEEAAVAELCDSELRVLTIGFAPGQPYIGLLPERWNLPRMSELNPAVPAGAIVVAVRQIVLFGAESATGWQQVGRTGFRTFVPDRAEPMPLQGGDAIRFARVARDEMTRLEQDGDRMGGARLEVLQ from the coding sequence ATGACCGCCATGCCGACACTCACGCCCGAGGTGCTGCCGTGGGGGCTCGACGGGTTGCTCGTGCGCTTCGCGCTCACGCCCGAGCCCGCCGCGATGGCGGCGGCGCGGCGGCTGGCCACCCGGCTCGAGAGCAGCCCTCCGGAGGGCACGACCGAGATCGCGGCGGCGCTGGTGTCGGTGCTGGTGCGTGTCGATCCCGAAACCGCCGACCGGGCCGCGCTTGTCGCGAGCCTCGAGACGCTGGCGGCAGAGATCGCCGGCGGTGCCCCGGAGATGCCCGCGCCGACCCGCCGCTGGACGATCCCCGTGGCCTTCGGCGAAGACGAGGGGCCGCAGCTGCGGCAGGTGGCGCAGGCGCTGGACCTGAGCGAAGAGGCGGCGGTGGCCGAGCTTTGCGACAGCGAGCTGCGGGTGCTCACCATCGGGTTCGCGCCGGGTCAGCCCTATATCGGCCTGCTGCCCGAGCGCTGGAACCTGCCGCGGATGTCCGAGCTCAACCCGGCGGTGCCGGCGGGCGCCATCGTCGTCGCAGTGCGCCAGATCGTGCTCTTCGGCGCCGAATCCGCGACCGGCTGGCAGCAGGTGGGCCGCACCGGCTTTCGCACCTTCGTGCCCGACCGCGCCGAGCCGATGCCGCTGCAGGGCGGCGATGCCATACGCTTCGCGCGGGTGGCGCGGGACGAGATGACCCGGCTGGAACAGGACGGCGACCGCATGGGCGGCGCCCGGCTGGAGGTGCTGCAATGA